AAACTTCTTTTTGTAATTAATTCAAACAAAAATGTTAATGGTAATTTTACAATATTACCTATATCAAATTTCAATATAAGCAATTTAATTGACAATAAAGAAAAACAAAAAAATATTAATATAAAGAAGTTTAAGATTTATCCTAATATCAACGATTTTATAAATATCAAAATTGATTCTTTCATTGAAAATTCAATTCATTCATTACTTGTTGAATCATCATTTTATAAAGCAAAAGTTGGGCTTGTAAGAATGAATAAAATATCCAATGAATTAGAAGAAGAAATGAAAAAAATTAATAAAAAAATAAATAGAATTAAGCGAGAAATTGAAATTGAAGAAATAGTTCTTTTAACAAGCAAAAATAATAGGATTATTAAATAAGAGGTGTTAAAATGTCAACTAAATATTTTAAAACTACAATCAGTTTCATATTTGACAAAAAGATAATGCTTGATAATTCTGAAGTATTTGTTTACTTAAATGATGAAAATGAATGAGTTAAAGTAACAAATAACTCGATATTTGGATATGAAATAGTACTATTAAAAATTTATGATCACATTAATGAAAAGGAATTTTACATTTTTGCAAAAAACTCAAATATCATTGCAGAAAATGACAACATTTACATTAATACAACAAGTTATCTTGATTTTTATCAAATTTCTAAAGTTAAGAAAAGCATAAATGAAAATATTAAAATTTTAGATAAAAAAATAGCTTCATTAAAAAATATGCAAAAAATAGGTATGGATTTAGAATTATTTTTAAAACTTAAAAAAATTAAACAGGAGCAATATATCTTAAGAAATACTCATAAATTTAATCTTAAGAAAATTGAATTAGACTATGAAAATTAAAAAAATATTACTAAATAGAGTCTTCGCTTCAACATTATTTATTTCTTCTCCAATTGTTTTAATAAGTGCTGGTGAAGCAAATGGTAAACCAGATGATAAACCAACCAAACCTCAAGAACCAAAAAAAGAAATTGATAAAAATTTTGATAAATTTAAACAATTAGCTGAAAATAAAATAAAAGAAGCTATAGACAAAGCTATTGATGAAACAATTTCATTTTTAAAAACTAAAGTAGATAAAATAGGCTCCCTTGACAAACCTGATGATAAATATTATGAAAAACTAGAACAAAAAATTCATTTATTATCTTTAATAAGTTATTTCAAAAATAATAAACAAAAAATTATCAAAAAACCTGATGAATATGGTTTTCCTGTTAGATTCCCATATGTTATTGCTAATGAAAAGAAATATAATGTTGGTATAGTTAAGTTTAATGGAAAAACCTATAATAATATAAAAATGGGAAAAGATAATAAGCTAAATTATTCAGAGCTTATTAATCCTGAAAAAGGCGACTTAATTACAATAGATAGTAAAAGTGATAACTTTATAACTGAAGATAGATTTAAAAAAGAACTAGAGAAATATACAAATGAGCTTATAATGCAAGCAAAAAGAATGGTTGATGCAGATAAAGATATACCTAAAATTGGAAAAGACATTTTTTTAATTGATAAAGAAGTAAATGATCCTGCTAATCCTTCTCTAAAAGTTAATGGTCTGATAATTAGTTCTCCAGTTGGTTTTAAAACATGATCTGAATACATAATTAATAGAATAAAACCTAAATTTGTTGAATTTGATTTAAAACAAAATGAACAATATATTGAAGAAGTACATCAAAATAATGCTAAAAAAAGACCAGTTGCCCCTGTTGTAATTCCTCCTCTTGTACCAAAAAAAGATTTAGATGCTATAGAAATTCATGATGCTAACGAAGTTCCTTTAGAAATACCATCTTTAAAACCATTGATTTCATACAAACATCTAGGCAAGTCAATGACTGAATTAAAAAATATCTTCGATAGTTCCTCTCCAGATGAAAAAAACAAGATGTTTTTCTTTAATAACCCTATAAATACAAGATATAAATATTTTGTTAAAAATTTATCTATATCAAATGTTATAAATAAAACGCAATTAACTGCTACTGTTCAAATTACAGACACTGCAGCACAATCTGATGTTTCAAGAAATTATGCAATTGATGTTGAAATGTCAAATAACAATTCAAAAAATATACAATTTTTACTTGAAAATCAAATTAGAATTATCAGAGAAAATTTTGTTAAGCTTTATAAATCAGTGGGCTTGGATGAAAGACTTAACTATCCAGAATTAGGGAATAATGCATTAATGGAAACTATGAATGCTATAGTTGCTGGAGCTGTAGGTGTAATTAATAAAGATAAAATAGTAGAAAAATGATCTTCAATTAATGATAAATACAAAAATCATAATATTGATTTTAATAATCCCAATAATAAATATGTTGTTCAAAGTTCAAATGAAATTCTTAGTGAAATATTACTGGCATTACATGAATCAGATATAAATGGTAAATACTATTGAAATGCATTGGCAGATACATATGATTACATTTTAAATGATAAAGAATCTGGTTTTAAAAGTCATTTGGAATCAGAAGAATCTAAAAAAGCTATTAAAGAAAAATTTAAAGAATTAAATTTAGAAGTAAAATACATTGATAAATTAGTTGATCTTTTAAATTTTAGAATTTTAAAATTCAAATCATTATCACAAAAATCTTCTAAATGAGTAAATTCATTGAATTTACACAAATGATTTGATGAATATATTTCTGATTCATCAATTATTAAAAATAAAATAGACATTTTATCAAAATTGTTAGATACCAAGAAACCAGCTAAAGCCTCAAAAGAAGAAAAAGAACTTATTGATAGTTACAATGAAGCTGTAAATATAATAAAAAATAGTGAAAGAAAAATTAATAATTCTAAAACAATTATTGGATCAATATTCATTGCAATTAGTTTAATGTTTATTATTGTAAGTATAATAATTTTCTTAATTAAAAAACAAAAAATAAAAGGCAAAAATTTCAAAACTGTTTTAACTGTTAGCGGAATTATTTCATTAATGATAACAGTTATTGGATTAATTATGTTAATCTTAGGAATTAAAGGATAAAAATGCAAAAAATAGATAATACAGTAAAAAAAGTTGAAAATGGATCCCTACCAAAAGTAAGTGCCATATTCGACTATATGATAGTAGTAAACGGAAAATTTAATTACAAGCAACAACAAATTTTTACATCAACAAAAAATAAAGATGTTAAATTATTCTTAATGAGTGCTACAACTGATTCAGCTTATTTATTAGCAAATGAAGAAGGAAAAAAAATTTCAATTGGCGATGAAATTACATTAGTTTCTCAAGATAATAAAGTAACTACTACAAAAGATCATTTTGGTAAAGTGATTGATATATATGGTAATGCAGTATTGCCAGAAAAAAAAGTAATTTTTCCAAGTGCAAACAGCACAAGCTCCGATACTTTTAAATTAGCTCATGATTTAATGAAAGTTAAACGACTTAATGAACAACTATATACGGGTATAACAAGCATCGATCTTTTAATTCCTATTGGTAAAGGTCAAAGAGAATTGATTATTGGTGACAGACAAACTGGAAAAACACATATTGCTCTTAATACTATTATTAATCAAAGTCAAAAAAGCATTAAATGTGTTTATGTGGCAATAGGTCAAAAAAGAGAAAATATCTCAAAAATTTATAATACACTAAAAGAATTTAATGCTCTTCAACATACTATTATTATTGATGCCCCTGCTATTAGCGCCTACGAACAATATTTAGCTCCTTATGTTGGTATGGCACATGCAGAAAACATTTCTTTAAATGATGATGTCTTAATAATTTTTGATGATTTAACTAAACATGCAAATATTTTTAGAGAAATGGCGCTTTTAAGTGATAGACCAGTAGGTAAAGAAGCAATGCCTGGTGATATGTTTTTTGCACACTCACAATTATTAGAAAGAGCTGGTGCATTCAAAGATAGAAAAACCATTACAGCACTTCCAATTGTACAAACAATAGATGGTGACATTACAAGTTTAATTTCTTCAAATATTATTTCTATTACTGATGGTCAAATAGTTACAAGTAGTAAATTATTTTCTCAAGGTGTGCTGCCAGCTATTGATATAGATTTTTCTGTTTCAAGAACTGGTTCAAGCGTACAAGATAGAACTATAACTAAAATAGCTGCTGAAGTCGGAAAAATATATAGAAAATATAAGAGACACCTTAAGTTATCTATTTTAGACTATGAATTAAACAAAGAAATAGCTCTTTTAATGTACAAAGGTAAAATGATTACTAAATTATTTGAACAAAAAGGTTACTCAATTTACTCACATAACTTTGTACTTATAATGACAAAAATTATAAGTTGATCATTAATAAAAAATATTAAAGATGAACAAAAAGCGCTTCAATTTATTGATGAATTTATTACAAATTATCCAGAAGGAATAAAACAATTTGAAAGCATAAAAGCTAATGCTGAATATGATGATACATTGGTAAAGAATTACTTTGCTTTTGCATTAAAAGAGTATTCTGATTATGCAAATTTAGGTTGAGATATAGATTACGATTATGAATTTATGCCTATTTCAAAGGACTTTTTAGAAAATACAGCCATCAAGTTAGGAGATAAATAATGACAGGAAAAATTGTAGGAATTTCAAGTGATGTTATTGAAGTTCAGTTTGAAAACGCTAAATTACCATCTGTAAATGAATTATTAACAACTCATGATGGCAAAACATATTTGCTTGTTAAAAGCATTGTAAATGAATCAACAATTAAAAGCATAATTATATACTCATCAACTCAAATTTCATTATCAGACAAAATTGAAGCTACAGGTAAAAGTTTCATGGTTCCTGTTGGTAAAAACGCAAGGGGTAACATTTATTCCTTCCGCGGAGTTGCACTAGATAATAATAGTTCTAAAGCTCCCAAATTAATTGAAATGAATTCAATTATGAATCAAAAAAGGGATTTAAGCACTAAATTTGAAATTGTAGAAACTGGAATTAAAGCAATTGACTTCTTTATTCCTATTGTTAAAGGTTTTAAACTTGGTATTTTTGGTGGTGCTGGTGTCGGAAAAACTGTTTTAATGAAAGAAATTATTTTTAATATTAGTAGTAAGTCAGAAAATATTTCAAATATTTTTATTGGATCTGGTGAGCGTTCTAGAGAAGCTATTGAACTTTATGAAGAGTTAAAACAATCAAATCTTATGAAAAACTCAACAATGTATATATCAAAAATGAATGAATCAGCAGGAGCTAGAATGTCTATTGTTCCAATCGGTATAACAGCTGCTGAATATTCAAGAGATTATGATAAGGAAGATGTTTTACTATTTATTGATAATATCTATCGTTTTGTACAAGCAGAAAATGAAGTTAGTGCATCACTTGGCAAAAAACCTTCTGTTGGTGGTTATCAATCTACTCTCGAAAGCGATGTTGCTAATGTACAAAATAGATTATTTAAAAATGAAAATGGTGCTATAACATCATTTCAAACAGTATTCTTGCCTATGGATGACTTAAGTGATCCTTCAGCTGTTGCTGTGTTTAATCACTTAGATGGAAATATGGTTCTTTCTCGTGAACAAACATCAAAAAATATATTTCCAGCTTTTGATCCGTTAGCTAGCTCATCGATTTCTGTTGATGAAAAAATAATATCTAAAAGACATTTTAATGCAATTATTGAAGCAAAAAGAATTCTAAAAGCTTACAAAGATCTTGAAGATGTTATCTTAATTCTTGGTTTTGATGAACTTGATGCAGAAAGTAAAATAATTGTTAAGAAAGCTCTTCAACTTGAAAACTTTTTTACACAAAACTTTTTCATGACAGAACACTTTACAAAATCTCCTGGTCAGTATGTTCCATTAGATGAAACTATTGAAAGTGTTATCAGAATTACAGAGGGTAAATACATAAAACAAAGCCCAGAAATATTTGCATATGTTGGATCTGCTTTAAATATACCAACTGATAGTGAATTAGGTTTATAATAAAAAAGTCCATTTTGGGCTTTTTTATTTATTAAAAAGACTATAAAAAAGATAAAAAAAGAAAAAGGCATTTTGCCTTTTTTCATAAATTAAATTATTAAATGTCTCAATCAGATAAATCTGGCAACATTGTGATACATACTGCTTCAGGACCTGTATGTACAGCCACAGCCGATGGAATAAAACCACTTAACTTAGGTGCAATGTTGTGTTTAGATAATATATTTTTTACATTTTCAACTAAAATGTCATTGCAACCTTGAAAAATATGAAATTTAAATTTTTTTGGATCAAATTCTTTGGAATATTCTGATCCAAAAGTTATCATTTTGTCGATCATTTTATTTAAAGCGCCTTTTTGAGTTCTTCCTATCCCACCAGTTGAAGCCTCATTTTTATAAAATTTAACATAAGGATTAAGACCAATTAGTTTAATTCCTCTAAGAAGAAATTTCTTAAATGAACTAACCCTTCCGCCTTTAATCACATAATCTACAGAAGGAGGAAAAACATATATTATTGACTTTTCCATTATTTCATCTAATTTTTTGATTACAGATTTCATATCGCCATTATTTGCTTCATAATATTTTGTAATATAATCTACAACATCAAAATATTGTTCTCCTGCTCAAGAGTTATCATAAACATATACATTTGGGTATTCGCTAGCAATTTTAACAACTTGTTGATATGTAGAAGAAAGAGCACTACTTATACAGAAAACTAATACATCATCAAATTCTTTGCTTTTTTGTTTAATAACTTCTGACATGAGTTCAAGATTTGGTAATGATGATTTAGCAACCTTTGAATTTTTAATTTTTTCAAGAACATGCTTTTGTTCATAGCCACCAAAATCTGTAAAAATTTCACCATCTATATCTGTTCTAAAAGGAAAATAACCATAATTATTTTCTTCCATAAATTCAGGTGTTTTAGATGAAAATGAATCAAACACAAAGCCTAATTTTTTTGTCATTTTTTCTCCTTGTTTCAATAATTATACATTATAGTAATATTTAACCATTAATTTTTCAACCATTATATCCTCGAGATTTTCTGGTAGATTTTCGTATATTATCAAAGCTCTTTTGAAGTTATTT
The genomic region above belongs to Mycoplasma tauri and contains:
- a CDS encoding MSC_0621 family F1-like ATPase epsilon subunit; translated protein: MSTKYFKTTISFIFDKKIMLDNSEVFVYLNDENEWVKVTNNSIFGYEIVLLKIYDHINEKEFYIFAKNSNIIAENDNIYINTTSYLDFYQISKVKKSINENIKILDKKIASLKNMQKIGMDLELFLKLKKIKQEQYILRNTHKFNLKKIELDYEN
- a CDS encoding MSC_0620 family F1-like ATPase-associated subunit gives rise to the protein MKIKKILLNRVFASTLFISSPIVLISAGEANGKPDDKPTKPQEPKKEIDKNFDKFKQLAENKIKEAIDKAIDETISFLKTKVDKIGSLDKPDDKYYEKLEQKIHLLSLISYFKNNKQKIIKKPDEYGFPVRFPYVIANEKKYNVGIVKFNGKTYNNIKMGKDNKLNYSELINPEKGDLITIDSKSDNFITEDRFKKELEKYTNELIMQAKRMVDADKDIPKIGKDIFLIDKEVNDPANPSLKVNGLIISSPVGFKTWSEYIINRIKPKFVEFDLKQNEQYIEEVHQNNAKKRPVAPVVIPPLVPKKDLDAIEIHDANEVPLEIPSLKPLISYKHLGKSMTELKNIFDSSSPDEKNKMFFFNNPINTRYKYFVKNLSISNVINKTQLTATVQITDTAAQSDVSRNYAIDVEMSNNNSKNIQFLLENQIRIIRENFVKLYKSVGLDERLNYPELGNNALMETMNAIVAGAVGVINKDKIVEKWSSINDKYKNHNIDFNNPNNKYVVQSSNEILSEILLALHESDINGKYYWNALADTYDYILNDKESGFKSHLESEESKKAIKEKFKELNLEVKYIDKLVDLLNFRILKFKSLSQKSSKWVNSLNLHKWFDEYISDSSIIKNKIDILSKLLDTKKPAKASKEEKELIDSYNEAVNIIKNSERKINNSKTIIGSIFIAISLMFIIVSIIIFLIKKQKIKGKNFKTVLTVSGIISLMITVIGLIMLILGIKG
- a CDS encoding MSC_0619 family F1-like ATPase alpha subunit, translated to MQKIDNTVKKVENGSLPKVSAIFDYMIVVNGKFNYKQQQIFTSTKNKDVKLFLMSATTDSAYLLANEEGKKISIGDEITLVSQDNKVTTTKDHFGKVIDIYGNAVLPEKKVIFPSANSTSSDTFKLAHDLMKVKRLNEQLYTGITSIDLLIPIGKGQRELIIGDRQTGKTHIALNTIINQSQKSIKCVYVAIGQKRENISKIYNTLKEFNALQHTIIIDAPAISAYEQYLAPYVGMAHAENISLNDDVLIIFDDLTKHANIFREMALLSDRPVGKEAMPGDMFFAHSQLLERAGAFKDRKTITALPIVQTIDGDITSLISSNIISITDGQIVTSSKLFSQGVLPAIDIDFSVSRTGSSVQDRTITKIAAEVGKIYRKYKRHLKLSILDYELNKEIALLMYKGKMITKLFEQKGYSIYSHNFVLIMTKIISWSLIKNIKDEQKALQFIDEFITNYPEGIKQFESIKANAEYDDTLVKNYFAFALKEYSDYANLGWDIDYDYEFMPISKDFLENTAIKLGDK
- a CDS encoding MSC_0618 family F1-like ATPase beta subunit, which encodes MTGKIVGISSDVIEVQFENAKLPSVNELLTTHDGKTYLLVKSIVNESTIKSIIIYSSTQISLSDKIEATGKSFMVPVGKNARGNIYSFRGVALDNNSSKAPKLIEMNSIMNQKRDLSTKFEIVETGIKAIDFFIPIVKGFKLGIFGGAGVGKTVLMKEIIFNISSKSENISNIFIGSGERSREAIELYEELKQSNLMKNSTMYISKMNESAGARMSIVPIGITAAEYSRDYDKEDVLLFIDNIYRFVQAENEVSASLGKKPSVGGYQSTLESDVANVQNRLFKNENGAITSFQTVFLPMDDLSDPSAVAVFNHLDGNMVLSREQTSKNIFPAFDPLASSSISVDEKIISKRHFNAIIEAKRILKAYKDLEDVILILGFDELDAESKIIVKKALQLENFFTQNFFMTEHFTKSPGQYVPLDETIESVIRITEGKYIKQSPEIFAYVGSALNIPTDSELGL
- a CDS encoding DegV family protein, which produces MTKKLGFVFDSFSSKTPEFMEENNYGYFPFRTDIDGEIFTDFGGYEQKHVLEKIKNSKVAKSSLPNLELMSEVIKQKSKEFDDVLVFCISSALSSTYQQVVKIASEYPNVYVYDNSWAGEQYFDVVDYITKYYEANNGDMKSVIKKLDEIMEKSIIYVFPPSVDYVIKGGRVSSFKKFLLRGIKLIGLNPYVKFYKNEASTGGIGRTQKGALNKMIDKMITFGSEYSKEFDPKKFKFHIFQGCNDILVENVKNILSKHNIAPKLSGFIPSAVAVHTGPEAVCITMLPDLSDWDI